A segment of the Vallitalea okinawensis genome:
TACGTTCAGCTGACCAGTACTAATAGGTCGAGGTCTTGACCTAGTGATTTGGAATGTAGTGAAAATCACCTAAAAAAGATTTAGTAAGAGTTATTATTGGAATATAAAAGTCGATTCAATGTGTAGTTTTGAGAGTACAATCTCAAATATAATCCTCGATGGCTCAATGGTAGAGCATTCGGCTGTTAACCGAAGGGTTGCTGGTTCGAGTCCAGCTCGGGGAGTTGGTTACAAGTTTATAAGGCCCGTTGGTCAAGCGGTTAAGACACCGCCCTTTCACGGCGGTAACAGGGGTTCGATTCCCCTACGGGTCATTCAAACTTAATATAATTAAGTGATAATTTTCAGTGGCGATACGTCTATGGGACACACCCGTTCCCATACCGAACACGATGGTTAAGACATAGACGGCCGATGGTACTTGGTGGGTGACTGCCTGGGAGAGTAGGTGACTGCTGAATTTATCGGGGTGTGGCTCAGCTTGGCTAGAGCGCTTGATTTGGGTTCAAGAGGTCGCAGGTTCGAATCCTGTCACCCCGATTCTGATTAATAATAATCAGTAATAAATGTGTGCCTGTAGCTCAGCAGGATAGAGCAGTGGCCTTCTAAGCCACGTGTCCGGGGTTCGAATCCCTGCAGGCACGCCATTTTAAAATTTAACATTGTGGTGGGTATAGCTCAGTTGGTTAGAGCGCCAGATTGTGGCTCTGGAGGCCGTGGGTTCGAATCCCATTACTCACCCTTTAAATGGATCACTAGCTCAGTTGGTAGAGCACTGGACTTTTAATCCAGGTGTCCCGGGTTCGAGCCCCGGGTGATTCATTAACAAAATATGAGACATATAGTAAAATAGTTTTGTATTTGCCTAGTCTACGCAGTTGTGGCGGAATTGGCATACGCGCTAGACTAAGGATCTAGTGTCCTTTTTGGACTTGAGGGTTCGAGTCCCTCCAACTGCATTCTAAGCGTGAGTGGCTCAGTGGTAGAGCATCGCCTTGCCAAGGCGAGGGTCGCGGGTTCGAATCCCGTCTCGCGCTCTTAAGTAGTAAATACTAAAAATCTAATTACGATATTTATCAATAAGCGCTACTAACTTTTTAAAGCGACGTGATTATCACCTAGCATAAAAAGTAAGGATCGCTAAATGCTAAAAATCTAATGGGTAGTCGCCAAGCGGTAAGGCACAGGACTTTGACTCCTGCATCCGCAGGTTCGAATCCTGCCTACCCAGTTCATTAAACATCTACATTCATGTAGATGTTTTTTTAGTCCAATAAGTAATTTTAGTAACCCATCTCTAAGGTCTGAACATAATCATCTCAGCAAATCCTATCCACATAAAACACGCCTACTTAGTCAAAGCTTTTTATCAACATAAATACGAACATATGTGGATAAAATATGAGAGTAAAGTAAGAAGCGAACAAATGTTTCCACAGCTTCTGAATAACTTGTGGATAAGTCATTTTTCCAATCTATTTTTGACAAGTATATAGTAGATGTTTATAATTAAGCTGAAACCGCTTTTGAATAAAACGTAGTTAAAGGTAGGGGTCTCTATGAACTTCATTAAAAAATTAATACATATCATTAATAGAAGCATTTTGAATAAATTAATTATATCCTTTATTTTTATTATTCTATTGCCCATAGCTATTATAAGTATTCTTTCCTATTCCAAACTTGTTGATAATATTAAAGAGAATTATTATAAGGATCAAAATCAGATTCTAAGTACAATCGATACAAGTTTGCAAATGTACTTAGATGATTTTAATCGGTTAACCTATAATGCTTATTTAGCAAAGGATAGTATTCAATTAATATTGAATAGTGATAACGATAATATCACCACAAGAGTAAGCAATATCAATTTATTTAATGCATTTGCTTCCAATTTGGTAGGTCTACGTGACGACGTAGAAGGCGTTTATTTATATACGATGGATGGTTATCTTTTCGATCATTCAAGATATGACGGAATGAAGCAGGTGTTTGATAAAGCGTATGATATTACAGCTGAATCATGGATGAAGTATATGATTGATAGTAAAGAAGAGTCTTTTATTATTGGAAGTCATCAACAAGGCTATAAATTGGAGCCACAATTTCCCTTTGTTATCACCATAGCTAGAAAGATCACTAGTTATGAAACAGGGGAGATAGCAGGTATTTTTTTTATTGATATTAATTTGAAAATGATTGAGAATTTGTTAGCCGGTGAAGAAGGTAATGATATCTTTATTTTAGATGAATTCAATCATATCGTATTTACTCATAAGGATGGAAACATAGGTAAGAGATTTAGTCAGCTTTATCCTAATGTTCCTATTGATAGTATCGAAGAAAAAAAAGCAGATATTATTGAAGACAACAATAACTTCGTTATTTCAAAATACAATGATTATTTGAAATGGAAATATGTTAAGTTAATTCCAAAAGATGAACTTATCCAAAAGACAAATCAAGTAGCTTTACCTTTAATTTGGACAAGTATTATATGCTTCATAGCCTTTTTAGTTGTATCCATATTTGTATCAGGTAATATCACCAAACCCATTAAGCTACTAAAAGATACAATGTTAAAAGTACAAGAATTAGATTTTAATCAAAAAGTGGATATAAATAATGAAGATGAAATTGGTAGCTTAGCTAAAAATTTTAATATAATGATTGAGAAGATTCAAGAATTAATATCAAAAGTCTATGAAACTCAATTGAAGAAAAAGGATTCCGAATTTAAAGCATTACAGGCACAAATTAATCCTCATTTTTTATATAACACATTAGAATCAATTAATTGCTTAGCTCTTATTTCAGGTGCTGAGGATGTATCTGAAATGATACAAGGGTTAGGAAGGATGTTCCGATACAGTATAAAACAAGAGAAAGATTTAGTAACATTGGAAGATGAGATAAATCATGTGAAGGACTATATACTGTTACAGGCTATTCGGTATGAGGATAAGTTCGATATTGAATACATTATAGGGGAAAATCTATTTAGAGCTAAAGTTATCAAATTCATTCTCCAACCCATTGTCGAGAATGCTATCTACCACGGTATTGAAGGTTTTGAAGACAAAGGTCTTATTATTATTGAGGCAAAAGTGGTAGATAAAGATTTGCTTATTAGAGTTCTTAATAATGGTCATAAATTAAGCTGCGATAAATTGCAAGACCTACAGTACCAGCTAAATAGTAATATACAGGATCTTTCCAGGTACGATCGTAAGGGTAAGTCTATTGGGATTCATAATATTCATTTAAGACTGCAGTTACAGTATGGAGAAAAATATGGGTTAAGTATAAACAATCATAAAGAAATGACAGAAGTTAATATTTTACTACCTTTAAATCTTGAGGAGGATAACCATGTATAAAGTTCTATTAGTTGATGATAAAGCGCTTATTCGTAAAGGTTTGCAAAAAATGATTGATTGGAACAATTTGAATTTAGAGCTTATAGGTGAAGCTGAAAATGGCAATCAAGCGTTGGAGGTCATAAAAGAAAAAAAGCCTCATATTGTTATTACTGATATACGAATGCCTAAGACCGATGGCATAGAGTTATTAAAAAGTATCAATCATCTATATCCGGAGATTAAGACTATAGTTATCAGTGGTTATGATGATTTTCAATATGCTCAGCAAGCAATAAAGAATGGAAGTTTAGATTATATTTTAAAGCCAATTAATCCTACAGAGCTTAATAGATCTATTGAGAAAGCTTGTATACTACTGGATAAAAATACTGATAGTGAGAGGAAGGCTTCAAATTATTTAATGAAATTAATGCATAACACTGGAGAGGCTGTTGATTATCATGCAGATGGACTGTTTGAAGATAATCCCGACAGGTTAGTATTTAGTACAGTTGCTATGTATGATAAATATAATGAGATCAATGTTAATAACATCTACAAGCAATTAAAGGGGTATAGTAATTTTCTGCATGTATTACTTATACAGGATACAAATGAAACATTATTTATTTTTTATACAGAACATGATCTTAAGTTAAAAGTATTTGAGTCTAGAATATATGACACCATAGAAAGAGTTATAGAAAATAATAGTACAAGTCATCGAATTATTTTTGGTATTGGTCAACCCTGTATGGGGATAGAGGGTATTAAAGAATCTTATAAAACAGCACGTGAGAATATGTTGTATGCATTATTAGATAAATCGATAACCATAGTTCTGAATTCAGAGATCGTCAATAAGCAATCTTTCAATATTCCTCTTGATCAATATGAGGATGAACTTCTCATTCATATGACTTCAGGAAATGTGAATGATGTCAAGTCTATACTAGAAAAGATAATAAAACGAGTGTTTGAAACTAAAGATATAAGAATGGATAGTATTCGTCTATTTCTAACAAACTTATGTCACATTATTTTGAGGGTTGATTCCGGGCTTTCAGAGGAGATACAGGATTTTTTAGTTAAAATTAATAATCTTTATTACTTTCTTTCCTTTGAGCACATGGAGATGGTTACACAAATGCTCATGAATTTATTTTATTACACAACAAAAAAGTACATGAAAAAAAATAATAAGAAAGATGCTGTCATTGATGACATAAAAGAATTTATCCATAAAAATTACTCAAATGATATTGGGCTTAGTCAAATATCTGAGCTTTATCATATGAATGCATCATACTTGAGTAATTTATTTAAAAAGGAAACAGGTGAAAATATTAATCAATACATCACCAAGATAAGAATAGAAAATGCCAAAAAAATGCTGACTGCACCGAGTGTTAACATTAAAGAATTAGCTTATTTAGTCGGTTATTCAGATTATACTTATTTCTATAAGGTATTTAAAAAGGTAACAGGTAAGACTCCTAAGCAATAT
Coding sequences within it:
- a CDS encoding cache domain-containing sensor histidine kinase; the encoded protein is MNFIKKLIHIINRSILNKLIISFIFIILLPIAIISILSYSKLVDNIKENYYKDQNQILSTIDTSLQMYLDDFNRLTYNAYLAKDSIQLILNSDNDNITTRVSNINLFNAFASNLVGLRDDVEGVYLYTMDGYLFDHSRYDGMKQVFDKAYDITAESWMKYMIDSKEESFIIGSHQQGYKLEPQFPFVITIARKITSYETGEIAGIFFIDINLKMIENLLAGEEGNDIFILDEFNHIVFTHKDGNIGKRFSQLYPNVPIDSIEEKKADIIEDNNNFVISKYNDYLKWKYVKLIPKDELIQKTNQVALPLIWTSIICFIAFLVVSIFVSGNITKPIKLLKDTMLKVQELDFNQKVDINNEDEIGSLAKNFNIMIEKIQELISKVYETQLKKKDSEFKALQAQINPHFLYNTLESINCLALISGAEDVSEMIQGLGRMFRYSIKQEKDLVTLEDEINHVKDYILLQAIRYEDKFDIEYIIGENLFRAKVIKFILQPIVENAIYHGIEGFEDKGLIIIEAKVVDKDLLIRVLNNGHKLSCDKLQDLQYQLNSNIQDLSRYDRKGKSIGIHNIHLRLQLQYGEKYGLSINNHKEMTEVNILLPLNLEEDNHV
- a CDS encoding response regulator, which translates into the protein MYKVLLVDDKALIRKGLQKMIDWNNLNLELIGEAENGNQALEVIKEKKPHIVITDIRMPKTDGIELLKSINHLYPEIKTIVISGYDDFQYAQQAIKNGSLDYILKPINPTELNRSIEKACILLDKNTDSERKASNYLMKLMHNTGEAVDYHADGLFEDNPDRLVFSTVAMYDKYNEINVNNIYKQLKGYSNFLHVLLIQDTNETLFIFYTEHDLKLKVFESRIYDTIERVIENNSTSHRIIFGIGQPCMGIEGIKESYKTARENMLYALLDKSITIVLNSEIVNKQSFNIPLDQYEDELLIHMTSGNVNDVKSILEKIIKRVFETKDIRMDSIRLFLTNLCHIILRVDSGLSEEIQDFLVKINNLYYFLSFEHMEMVTQMLMNLFYYTTKKYMKKNNKKDAVIDDIKEFIHKNYSNDIGLSQISELYHMNASYLSNLFKKETGENINQYITKIRIENAKKMLTAPSVNIKELAYLVGYSDYTYFYKVFKKVTGKTPKQYNLEMITK